In Candidatus Pantoea floridensis, the genomic window CAACGGCGTATTCCCTTAAGCAAAAAGTGGCTTTTCAACGGCCGACTTCAGTGCCAGGGGGCGATAAAAGGCAGGTTAAATGCACCTTTTTGCGCCTCTTCACGCCTGTTTTTACCTCGCCGGAACGCACTTTAGCCACGGTGATGTGTCCTCAGGGCGCGTTTAAGTGGCCTTAACATCATTAAATTCCCCCTTGCTGCTTATCCGGATCGCGTCTTTTATGACAAAAAGGCGCGATAAAAAGGGATGAAATGAGCCGTATTGTTATATGGCGGGCAAAGTGTGCGGTAAAAAGGGCAATACGAAGGGTGGAAAGCGTGGGGGAAATTCTTAAAAACACAGGGAAAAGCGCTCCTGAATCGTTTATCCAGTCGCGCTATCTGAGACCTTAAGCCTTCTGCGGTTTAATACGCATCGCATAGATCACACCCACGAGCAGACAGCCGATACCCATTAGGGTTAATAGCGGCGGCCAGCTTTGTCGCCACAGAAATGCCCACAGCAAACCGGCTAAGGTTTCAAAGACAATCAGCGGCCCCATGATCACCGTTGGCACGCGCTGGCTGGCAGCATTCCAGCACAATGTGCCCAGCCATGAGCAAAACAGTCCCAGTCCCAGCATTAACAGCAGATAGCGCTGCGGCTGTGGCCCAAACGGCAGAGCAAACTCAGGTTGCTGCCAGTGAAGTTGTCCGCAAACTAAGAGAAAGAGCACCAGCGCCAGCGGCAGCGTCACTAAACCTTGTGCCGTCGCCCAGCTGCCTGCTTTATGCTGCGGATGAGCACGCAACCATAAACCATTGCGCAGGGGATACCAGGTCCAGCACGCTAAAGCCAGTATCGCAAACAACAAACCCAGCAGATAACGCGACCAATCAAAATCGGGCCCCTGC contains:
- a CDS encoding DMT family transporter, with amino-acid sequence MFAGVLFALAAGLMWGLIFVGPLLIPDYPGTLQSAGRYVAFGLLVLPLAWFDRRRLRQLTRKDWVEALKLSLIGNLLYYTFLSSAIQRTGAPISTMIIGTLPVVMTVTANLCYGHVEGRLPWRKLMPALLIIAVGLICVNMAEMQTQGPDFDWSRYLLGLLFAILALACWTWYPLRNGLWLRAHPQHKAGSWATAQGLVTLPLALVLFLLVCGQLHWQQPEFALPFGPQPQRYLLLMLGLGLFCSWLGTLCWNAASQRVPTVIMGPLIVFETLAGLLWAFLWRQSWPPLLTLMGIGCLLVGVIYAMRIKPQKA